The following DNA comes from Methanosarcina vacuolata Z-761.
CTGTTTACAGGCAGATAAATCCGGGTGGGGCGCGAATAGTTTTGAGCTTCTGGAACTCTAATTCATGAACCTGGATATAGAACTTGGATATAGAACCTGGATATAGAACCTGGATATATACTCAGATAAAACGTACTTATGGAAAGCGTTTACCACTGAAACTTTTCAATCTGAAAGGAGACAGACGCTTCCCTACCCAACACAAAATATATATGTTATGGTGCGTTCTCTAGTGATGTTTTTACCGAAAAACTTACGCTTTTTCAGGGATTCCTGAAAAGCCACGCAGCAGTTTGCTGTGGCGGATTAAATCTCCCGATCGATGTGTTGGTCCGTTATAGTCGGTAAAGATATAACTTCAGCCCGAAGAGTCCTCTTCAGGGCATCGATCAATTGATATCAGGAGAATTATTATGGCAAAAATGCATACCAAAAGAAAAGGCAAGTCTGCTTCCACCAGGCCAATCAGAACCGAGCCGCCTGAGTGGTGCAAGATCAGCGCAGAAGAAGTTACTACAATCACTCTTGACCTCTGGAAACAGGGTGTCTCTACTTCCGAAATCGGGATGACTTTAAGGGACCGTTACGGGGTTCCTGATGCCAAGCTTGTCACAGGTAAGAAGATCACAGCCATTCTTAAGGAGAACAATGCTCTTCCAAACGTTCCGGAAGACCTTACCAATCTGATTGTGAAAGCCCTGAGGCTCAGGAAGCACCTTTCTGTTAACAAGAAAGACGTCCACAACAAGCGTGCCCTTAACCTTACTGAATCCAAGATCAGAAGGCTTGTTAAGTACTACCAGCAGGAAAAGGTACTTCCGAGAGACTGGTTCTACAAACCTGAAACTGCAGAAATGATGATTACCAGGTAAAAACCTGGAAATCTTTCTCTGGTCGGTTTTGCCTCTCTGGCAAACCGCACCGCTATTTTAAAATCTACTTTTACTTTTTTCTCTGACCTTATTCTTTCGGACTACTTTTGAAATTGTTATATACTCATTCTTGAAAGAATTCCTTACTTGTTGCTGGTTTTTACAGGTTATGTACAAGTGCTACTTCAGGGCTTCCAGGAACCACACAGCGCATACCTGCAATCTCCCCGATAATTACAGGCAAGCCATACACTTCCTCGATCACCTTAGGTGTAATTACCTCGGCGCCCCCTTGCGCGTGGACTTTTCCCTCCTTCATGAAAATAAACCGGTCTGCGTACCTGAGGGCCTGGTTAAGGTCATGCATTGTCATTATGGCTGCAATTCTGTGCTCAAGGACAATCTGCCTGATAATGGCCAGAATCTCAACCTGATTTTTCATATCAAGGCTGCTTGTAGGTTCGTCAAGGAGGAGGACTTTTGGCTCCTGTACGAGTGAACGTGCAATTGCGACCTTCTGGAGTTCTCCGCCGCTCATTTCATCGATATATGAAAGGCGGAGTTTTTCCATGGAAAGTAACTTGAAGACAGAATCGACTATTTGAAGGTCTTTTACGGTAACGTCCCACTTGATATGGGGCCGTCTTCCAAGCAGGACTGCATCAAAAGCTGTCAGCCTTCCTGTTTCCACCCGCTGGGGAACATACCCAACAAGGCGTGCGATCTCCATTGTTCCTAGGTCAAAAAGGTTATTTCCATCAAGATGAACTGTTCCCCCTTTTGGGCGGAGAATTTTGTTAAGACATTTTAAAAGTGTAGTCTTACCAACCCCATTGGGCCCAAGGATTGCTACAATTTCTCCTTCCTCGATGGAAAAAGCTATTTCATGGAGAATTTTACGGTTTCGATACAAAAATTCAAGTTCCTCTACTGAAAGTATCATCGTTTGTACCCCTTAAGAAGTAAGTATATGAAAACCGGTGCTCCCATGAAAGCAGTAAGAATAGATACGGGAAGCACATATGGTGATATTATAAGCCTTGCCGCCGTGTCTGATGCCAGAAGCAGGATTCCTCCAAACAGAGTAGAGCCAGGTATCAGGTAACGCTGGTCATCCCCTATGACCCTTCTGACCATATGAGGACAGACCAGCCCTATAAACCCTATAACCCCAAGAAATGCAACAATCACTGCCGAGACCAGGGCTGCGATTACCATGCCTACTAACCTTGTCCTTTCCACATTGACACCGAGACCCTTTGCGGTCTCATCGCCTGCATCTATGGCATTATAGTTCCAGCAATTGGCAACGAAGAATATAACTGCAAGCAACACAACGCCAGCCATTATCTCAAGTTCCGTCCAGGTTACTCTTCCGACATCGCCAAAAGTCCAGAAAACGACTGCTGCAAGCTGGGTATCGTCAGCAAAGTACTGGAGGAATGCCGTGCCTGCGGTAAAGAGGGAAGAAAGCGCAACTCCTGCAAGTACCATTACCTCGGGCGAAGCCCCCCGTATGCTCGAGATTAGCAGGATCACTCCTGTCGCAAGAAGGCAAAAGAAAAGAGCTACCGTTGTTGTCAGGTAAGGGTTGTTGATTGTCACAGCATTTGCAACTGTGGACTGCATTTTTCCGGTACCGAGGACCACAACAGACACTGCAGCTCCGAAAGCACCGGCATTTGAAATTCCAAGCGTGAAAGGAGATGCAATGGGATTACGCAGTATAGACTGCATTGCAACCCCTGCAACCGAGAGCCCGGCTCCTGCAACTATTGCAGCCAGAGCTTGAGGGAGCCGGATGTTCCAGATAATTAAATCCCATTTTGTAGAAACGCTGTGTCCCGTTATGGTTTGCAGCACTTCATTAGGTGGTATTGTCACTTCTCCTACCGAGATCGAGTAAATAAGCATAATGAAGAGGAACAGAAGCCCCCCCATTAGCCAGAAGTATTTTCTGCGTATGTACACAAGATAATCTTCTGGAACTGCCCCTTTGGCAAAATGCACCTTTTTATACCCTCCATCTTATTGCAGAATTTGTTTAAAGCCCATATTACTGTAATTTCCGTTAAGATCTGAAAATACAGGTTTACCAACGAAGAAAGTGTATATTTCGTCAGCTTTTGCTTCCGGATCGATATCTTCAAACCTGTCCGGATAGAGCACTTTCCCGATAAAATAAGCGTCTGCAAGTACGGACTCATAGTTGGTGCTGTAGAAATTATAAGGGATTACTCCATAGACTTTTTTATTTTTCACAGCCGAGAGTCCTGCAAGGGATGTATCATTCTTCAGTTCTCCAATTGCACCTTCGTTACCAAGCTGGAGGGTACCAACATCGATAAATATATACTCGGGATCCCAGTCTATGAGTGCCTCCTTAGCAATATCCGCATGCTCTGTGCCCATTCCGGCTGCGACATTCTTTGCATTCACCCAGAGGAATGGTGCGTAAGCAGGTTCTGTAGCGATTATTCCATGAGCTCCAGCCATACCGACCCCGCCAATATAGGCAGTTTTTCTTTCAGATTCCGGAATGTCGGCAGTCCTGTTTTCAAGATCCTGCATCGTAGCATTGATATAATTGATTACTTCCTCTGCTCTTTCCTGTTTGCCTACTGCCTTGCCCATTATCCTCAGAGAGCTGTACACTTCGGCTTTCTGTGTCTCATTATTCAAAGACCCGTAAGGGAATGAGACCACAGGGATACCGGTTTTGTCCTGAAGGACTTCGGCTTCAGTGGCAGTAGGTGCTGCTGCCTGTCCAATCATACTGGATTTCAGGATAACCTGAGGGTTAACTTCAATGATTTTCTCAGGGTCGTCTTTACCCCTGGCCTCTCCAATCAGAGGATAGTTTTTGAGCTGGGGATTCGCATATACATAGGGGCGACCCTCGTTTTTGTTTTCCTTTTTTTCCATGCTGTCAACCCCTACTACGTCATCCTGAGCCTGCAGGTATACGAGGTAACGCAGGCACCCGGCTCCTGAGCAAACAACCCTGGTGACATTTTCAGGTATGGTGACTTCCCTGCCAAACCCATCCGTGAGTGTAAACGCTCCAGATTCTGCTGCCTTGTCGGCGCCTGAAACTCCGGAAGCTTCTGCTGAAGCTGATCCGTTCTGATCCTTATCAGATGAGGACTTGTCTGCACATCCTGAAGCCACTACCAGGGCAGCAATGAGCAATCCTATAAACATAATTTTATATATGTTATTACTATAATTAACCTTCATGTTACATCCCTTTATGATCAAAGAGTAAAAGTATTACATAAAATTAACGAAATTCTCTTAATTTAATATCCAATCTAACTAATTTTTTGAAAATAATGAGCTATTGTGATTTTTTAAGCCAGATAAGTATAAACTTATGGTGTAACTTTAATCGACTTGCTTTTAACTATTAAAAATGAAAAACTATGATGATGGCTGTTTTTTGGCAGACCAATTACTTTAAAATGTTAACTCCGTGAAAAATTAATTCAATGAAATCAGAACTAAAGAGTGGACTAAAATTTTAAAAATAAGATAAAAATACAACAAAATAAAATAAAAAATAATTTAGCAATATCTAAAAATTGTATAAAGTAATTTTTGAGCAGACTCCGAAACTAAAAATTACTTCATGTAATCTTTCGAAACTATCGATTGGTAAAACGAACTTTTTTATACCTCAATCATAGTGGAATTGATTTGAACCCAAGGTTGTCGTACTGTCCATTAAGTTCAGAGAATACAGGTTTACCAAGGAAGAATGTATAAATTTCGTCGGCTTTTGCTTCCGGATCGATATCTTCAAACCTGTCCGGATAGAGCACTTTTCCTACAAAATAAGCGTTTGCAAGTACGGACTCATAATTGGTGCTGTAGTAGTTGTATGGAATCACTCCATAGACCTTTTTATTCTTTACAGCCGAGAGTCCTGAGAGAGACGTATCATTCTTAAGCTCTCCAATTGCTCCTTCGTTACCAACCTGGAGAGTGCCGATATCGATAAATATGTACTCTGGGTCCCAGTCTACAAGTGCTTCTTTGGCAATATCCGCATGATCTGCACCCATTCCGGCTGCAACATTATTTGCATTCACCCAGAGGAATGGAGGATAAGCAGGTTCCGTTGAGATTATCCCATGAGCTCCAGCCATACTCACACCACCAATATAGGCAGTCTTTCTTTCGGATTCCGGAATGTCGGCAGTCCTGTTTTCCAGGTCTTGCATTGTAGCATTGATATAATTGATTACTTCCTCTGCTCTTTCCTGTTTGCCTACTACCTGACCCATTATACGGAGTGAATTGTACATTTCGGCTTTCTGTTCCTCGTTCTTTAAAGAGCCGTAAGGGAACATGACAACAGGAATGCCAGTTTTATTCTGAAGCGTATCGGCATCAGCACCATTGGTTGCTGCCGACTGGCCGCTTGTCCCGGTTTTCAGGATGACCTGGGGGCTGATGGCAATTATCTTTTCAGGATCATCTTTGCCTCTGAATTCTCCAATAAGAGGATAATCTTTGAGCTGCGGGTTTGCAAGGGCATAGGGACGACCTTCAAACGCGCTTTCCTCTTTCTCTAAGCTATCAACTCCTACTACATCGTCCTGAGCCTGCAGGTATACAAGATAACGCAGGCATCCGGCTCCCGAGCAAACAACCCGCTCCACATTTTCAGGTATGGTAACTTCCCTGTCAAATCCGTCCTTGAGTGTCAACGCTCCAGATTCTGCTGCCTTATCAGCGTCCGAAACTCCCGAAGTTTCTGATGGAGACGATCCATTATCACTAGATGTGGATTTGTTCGTGCACCCTGAAGTCACTATAAGGGCAGCAATGAGTATTCCAATTAAAATAACTTTAGATAATTTGTTACTATAATTAAATTTCATGTTACTTTCCTCTAAGTTCAGAAAGTAAAAGTATTACATAAAATTAACTAAATTTTCTTAATTGTTATTAAATTTCAACAAATCCACTAAAATGATGAGTTATTGTGACATTTAAAGCAGCGTGACATTTTAAGCAGCTGAAGATAAACTTACGATGTAACTTGAACCAGCTTTCTTTTAATGAATGAAAATAAAAACTGTGATAGTGGCTGTTTTCTGGGGAATTAACACCTGCAAAAGGTTAACTCCGTTAAAACTGATAAGGTAAAACGGAGCTAAAAATAGGATAAAACTAAAAATTAACACAAAAATCATTATTATTATTATTATTATTATTATTATTATTACTACTATTACTCGTTTATTATTTTACGATTTCCAGGCTCATATCTATCCATCTTGATTTATGGATAAGGGAGCCCATAGAGATGACATCTACTTCTGTTTTTGCATAACTTTCAAGGTTTTCTTGGGAAATTCCTCCGGATGCCTCCACAATAACTGAGTTTCGAAGCCCTTTTCTGTTAAGTGTTTGGAGAGTTTTTTGGATAGCTTCAGGCTTCATATTGTCCAGCATTATAATATCAGCTCCAAGTTCTGCAGCGAGTACAGCGTGTTCTACAGACTCGACCTCGACTTCTATTTTCCGGGTGAAGCTGGTTTTTTTTGCGGCCTCAATTGCGGCTTCTATTCCCATTAGTTTGACATGGTTATCCTTAATCATAACCGAGTCAGAGAGGTTAAACCTGTGAGTGTCTCCTCCGCCTGCAGCTACAGCCAGCTTTTCGAACTTCCTTAAACCGGGAGTGGTTTTTCTGGTGCAGGCCACCCTTGTAGTCACGGAATACTTCCTTACCGTATCCACGCATACCCGGGTAAGAGTGGCAATCCCGCTAAGGTGCCCGAGGAAATTAAGGGCCAATCTCTCTGCCCTGAGAATGGATACTGCTCCTCCCTTTACCCTGAAAATGATCTCCCCTTCTTTTAGGCGATCACCGTCTTTAAGAGTGGTTTCAGCCTGAATTCCAAGATAGCAAAAAATTGATTCGGCTTCTTTAATCCCCGCAACAGTACAGTCTTCCTTTGTGAAAATAATAGCTTCTGCAGGTTTGTCAGGTACAATGGTGCACGAGACATCATCGTATCCCAGATCTTCTTCTATAAAGCTTTCAACCTCTTTGATAAGCATGATTTTTACCCTGCTATTTTATGTTGGACGGATTTATAAGAGGTACGGGCGTTTTGGTTTTTCCTCTCATTAAGAAAATAGTCTCAATAATCTCAATATTCTCAATAATCTCAACAGAAGGCTTTAAAAGAAGGAAAGAAATACAGTACCCCGGTCCTCAGGCTTTTAAAGCCGGGTACTAAAATCTAAAGATCAAGATTTATTGATCATTTACAGGAGCCTGAAATGCTGAAAATAGGAGTTATTGGTTGCGGATTTATTGGTGGACAGATTTGCAAGGCTATTGACAAAGGAGTTATTAACGCGGAGTTGTATGCTATCTCCGACTCTTCTAAGAGCAAAGTCCTGGAACTTACAGCCTCCCTGAAAAGGTACAGTCCTGCTTCAATGACGATTGAGGAACTACTGCAAAATGTAGACTTTGTTATAGAAAGTGCCTCTCAAAAAGCTGTCAGGTTAATAGTACCGCAGGCTCTTGAAGCTGGGCGCGATGTCATGGTTATGAGTGTAGGCGCTCTTGCGGACGAAGAACTCAGAGAAAGGCTCTTCAGACTTGCAGAGCAGAATAACTGCAAGCTCTATTTCCCTTCAGGCGCCGTTGCTGGTATCGATGGAATAAACTCTGCCTCAGCAGCGGGAATATCATCAGTTACCCTTACTACCAGAAAACCGCCTATGGGCCTTGTAGGGGCTCCCCATGTTGAAGCTCTGGGAATCAAGCTTGAAACAATCGAAAAAGAAACCCTGCTTTTTGAAGGGACTGCCTCGGAAGCAGTTAAAGCCTTTCCAGCAAATGTCAATGTTGCAGCCACAATAAGCCTGGCAGGCATAGGTTTTGAACGGACAAAAGTAAGAGTAATCGCTGACCCTACTCTGTCCAGAAATGTACATGAGATAACTGTAGAAGGCGAATTCGGGAAACTTTCCACAAGAGTCGAAAACCTTCCCTCCCCGGAAAATCCGAAAACCAGTTACCTTGCAGCCCTTTCTGCAATTTCCACCCTGAAAAAGATCCTGAGCCCGGTCCAGATCGGAACCTGAATTAATAACGAAACACTTAAAGTTAATATACTGCACTATTTTACTCACACAGTAAATAATGCAATATCTTACTGGTTCATTAAGCGAAAGAGCAGAGATTTTTACTTCTAAATTAGTCCACTTGAGCTCAAGAGTGGCGCCACTTGGCGATACCAACCAGGTCGTCCGACCAGGTCGTTTTCGCTCAAGCCTTTTTTGAAAAGGCTTGTGAGCAAGCAGTTTTTTCAAAAGGGTCGCAAGACTCGGGTGCAACTCGGAAGCTCACAAATATTATTCACAAATATTATATAGTGCGGGAGAGTTAAGCACGTAAGCTCTCAGGAGCAAATGGCATGTGTGCAAAAAGAGCGCACGGGATAGAATTTTCGTCGTTGCACTTCTTTTTACGTTCATTCGCCTGTTAAAACCTTATATTTAAACTGGTTATTTTAAGCTTGATCTTCAATCTCATATCCGGATCCCTATTTCCGGACTTTATTCCAAAAACTTATGGTGGTCCCATGCAGCAAGCAGAGCTAATAAAAAGGATCAAAGAACTCAAAATAAAACGAAATGCAGTTATTCTTGCTCATTACTATTCCCGTCCTGAGGTTCAGGATATTGCAGATTTTGTAGGAGACTCACTGGGCCTTAGCCAGGAAGCTGTCCGTCAGACTGCTGATGTCATTGTTTTTTGCGGCGTCCATTTTATGGGAGAAAGCGCTGCAATTCTCTGTCCTGATAAAACAGTCCTCCTCCCCGAAATTGATGCCACCTGCCCGATGGCAGACATGGTGGATATTGAAGGTCTCAGGAGAGAAAAAGAAAAACATCCTGATGCCGTGGTGGTCTGCTATGTCAACAGCTCGGCTGCCATTAAAGCTGAATCTTACATCTGCTGTACGTCTGCAAATGCCGTAGAGGTGGTAAACTCCCTGGAAGCTGATGAGGTTATTTTTGTGCCTGATAAAAACCTGGCTGCCTATGTAGAAGCCAGGACTGACAAAAAAATTATTCCCTGGGAGGGGCACTGTCCAACGCACCACCAGATCCTGAGAGAGGATGTCCTCAAAATGAAGGAAAAACATCCTGAAGCTAAGTTTATTGCACATCCCGAATGCCGCCCCGAGGTTCTGGATCTTGCAGACCATATAGCAAGCACGCGAGGGATGATAATGTATGCAAAAAACTCTCCTGCAAAAGAGTTCATTATAGGTACGGAATGCGGACTCCTTCATGGGCTACATAAGGCAGCTCCCGAAAAGAAACACTACTGCATATCGGAATTTGCCTGCTGTCCGAGCATGAAAATGGTTAATCTTGAAAAAGTCCTGGTCTCTCTTGAAAAAGTCCAGCACATAGTCACTGTCCCGTACGATGTGAGGATCAAAGCAAAAGAAGCACTTGATCGAATGCTCGCAGTAAAAATTCGATAAACATCAGGTGTTTTAAACTTGTATGTGAGATTCACTTAATTTCAATGATACGAAAAATAGTAAGAAGCAGGTGAGAAGAGAATCTCACATACTTCATTTCTCACATACTTCATTTCTCACATACTTCATTTCTCACATACTTCATTTCTCACATACTTCATTTCTCACATACTTCATTTCTCACATACTTCATTTCTCACATACTTCTTTTCTCACATACTTCATCTAACGTACATTTTTCTCAGATCTTTTTCTTAAATATGCCATATCCAACAAGCAGCATGAAAAGCGGTAAGGAAATTGCCATAAGTATCCTGGCTGCTCCCATTGGATTCTTTATCATACTGCTCTCATTTCCTGCACTTCCGTAAAGAACTGCTCTTCCTTCGGTTCCCAGGTTTCTAAGGGTTTCCTGTATTTTTCCTGCCCCACTGATTTTCATTATATTTTGCCCGGTATATTCCGTAATTGCAAAGAAGGAATATCCAGGAGTTTCCGATTTAAAGTAAATATAATTCTCGTCTTCTCCAACTTTTTCCGTGTAAAGTGGCTGCCAGTTATTATCATATCTTTGAAGGATTACCTGAGCCTCACTTATATTATTATCTTTGATCCATGCCTTCTCAACCTTGAACTCCACAAACCCACTTTTAATGGAAGTAGGCAGCCCTGCTCCACGATCTCCTACCCAGATATTCACATATTTATATGCTGTGCCTTCAGGAGAAGTCGGGACAAGGGTAGATCTGTTTTTAAGTTCTTCTACAACTGTTGTTGTTTTTCTGAACGTCTTTTTCGGGTCAAATTCAATCTGTACGATGCATGTAGCATTTTTTGCAAAATTGAATTGGACAGGATATCCACTTATGATACTCTCGGTGGCAAGTTCCCTAACAGCAATATTGGTCGCGGGCTCACTGGAAACAAGAGTCATACCCGAATTGCTAGAAGAATTTGAGTCATCATTTCCTGTATCGGAACTCTCGTTATCTGCACTTATAGTATCCGAACTTTCGGTACCTGAACTTTCATTATCTGAACTTGTGTTATCCGAGTTTTGAGTATCCGAACTTGTATCTGAGCTTACGGTATCCGAGTTTTTGGTGTCTGAGTTCCCAGTATCCGAACTTGTATCTGAGCTTACGGTATCCGAGTTTTTGGTGCCTGAATTTCCACTATCTGAACTTTCGCCTGAGTTTGCGTCACCGGAGTCTGAATTTCCTGTATCTGAACTTTTATTATCTGAAACCGAATCTCCTGTATCCGAACTTTCATTATCTGATCCAGGGTCTGAACTTTCATTATCTGATCCAGGGTCTAAACTTCCATTATCTGATCCAGGGTCTAAACTTCCGTTATCAGATCCAGGGTCTAAACTTCCATTATCTGATCCAGGGTCTAAACTTCCGTTATCAGATCCAGGGTCTAAACTTCCATTATCAGATCCGGAGTCTGAACCTCCATCATTCGGATCAGTGCTTGAATTTCCGTTATCGGATCCAGAATCTGAACTTCCATTATCAGATCCAGAGTCTGAACTTCCGTTATCGGATCCAGAATCTGAACTTCCATTATCAGATCCAGAGTCTGAACTTCCATTATCAGATCCAGAATCTGAACTTCCATTATCGGATACAGAGTCTGAATCCCCTTTGTCTGTGTTTGAGTCTCCAGTATCCGTGTCTGAACTTCCACTGTCTGAGACTGAATCTCCTGAATCTGAACTTCCACTGTCTGAGACTGAATCTCCTGTATCTGAACTTCCACTATCTGAGACTGAGCTTTCGTTGTCCCCCAGAGCATGTACCATGCCGGGAGCCATTCCGAGGATTATTAGCATTATCAACATTATATAAAATAGTGAATTACAAAAACCGGCTTTCATTTTTTATTTGCCTCCACCCACACGTCTGTAAGCAGAAATGTC
Coding sequences within:
- a CDS encoding 30S ribosomal protein S15, which produces MAKMHTKRKGKSASTRPIRTEPPEWCKISAEEVTTITLDLWKQGVSTSEIGMTLRDRYGVPDAKLVTGKKITAILKENNALPNVPEDLTNLIVKALRLRKHLSVNKKDVHNKRALNLTESKIRRLVKYYQQEKVLPRDWFYKPETAEMMITR
- a CDS encoding ABC transporter ATP-binding protein; amino-acid sequence: MILSVEELEFLYRNRKILHEIAFSIEEGEIVAILGPNGVGKTTLLKCLNKILRPKGGTVHLDGNNLFDLGTMEIARLVGYVPQRVETGRLTAFDAVLLGRRPHIKWDVTVKDLQIVDSVFKLLSMEKLRLSYIDEMSGGELQKVAIARSLVQEPKVLLLDEPTSSLDMKNQVEILAIIRQIVLEHRIAAIMTMHDLNQALRYADRFIFMKEGKVHAQGGAEVITPKVIEEVYGLPVIIGEIAGMRCVVPGSPEVALVHNL
- a CDS encoding FecCD family ABC transporter permease, yielding MHFAKGAVPEDYLVYIRRKYFWLMGGLLFLFIMLIYSISVGEVTIPPNEVLQTITGHSVSTKWDLIIWNIRLPQALAAIVAGAGLSVAGVAMQSILRNPIASPFTLGISNAGAFGAAVSVVVLGTGKMQSTVANAVTINNPYLTTTVALFFCLLATGVILLISSIRGASPEVMVLAGVALSSLFTAGTAFLQYFADDTQLAAVVFWTFGDVGRVTWTELEIMAGVVLLAVIFFVANCWNYNAIDAGDETAKGLGVNVERTRLVGMVIAALVSAVIVAFLGVIGFIGLVCPHMVRRVIGDDQRYLIPGSTLFGGILLLASDTAARLIISPYVLPVSILTAFMGAPVFIYLLLKGYKR
- a CDS encoding iron ABC transporter substrate-binding protein is translated as MKVNYSNNIYKIMFIGLLIAALVVASGCADKSSSDKDQNGSASAEASGVSGADKAAESGAFTLTDGFGREVTIPENVTRVVCSGAGCLRYLVYLQAQDDVVGVDSMEKKENKNEGRPYVYANPQLKNYPLIGEARGKDDPEKIIEVNPQVILKSSMIGQAAAPTATEAEVLQDKTGIPVVSFPYGSLNNETQKAEVYSSLRIMGKAVGKQERAEEVINYINATMQDLENRTADIPESERKTAYIGGVGMAGAHGIIATEPAYAPFLWVNAKNVAAGMGTEHADIAKEALIDWDPEYIFIDVGTLQLGNEGAIGELKNDTSLAGLSAVKNKKVYGVIPYNFYSTNYESVLADAYFIGKVLYPDRFEDIDPEAKADEIYTFFVGKPVFSDLNGNYSNMGFKQILQ
- a CDS encoding iron ABC transporter substrate-binding protein, encoding MKFNYSNKLSKVILIGILIAALIVTSGCTNKSTSSDNGSSPSETSGVSDADKAAESGALTLKDGFDREVTIPENVERVVCSGAGCLRYLVYLQAQDDVVGVDSLEKEESAFEGRPYALANPQLKDYPLIGEFRGKDDPEKIIAISPQVILKTGTSGQSAATNGADADTLQNKTGIPVVMFPYGSLKNEEQKAEMYNSLRIMGQVVGKQERAEEVINYINATMQDLENRTADIPESERKTAYIGGVSMAGAHGIISTEPAYPPFLWVNANNVAAGMGADHADIAKEALVDWDPEYIFIDIGTLQVGNEGAIGELKNDTSLSGLSAVKNKKVYGVIPYNYYSTNYESVLANAYFVGKVLYPDRFEDIDPEAKADEIYTFFLGKPVFSELNGQYDNLGFKSIPL
- the nadC gene encoding carboxylating nicotinate-nucleotide diphosphorylase; protein product: MLIKEVESFIEEDLGYDDVSCTIVPDKPAEAIIFTKEDCTVAGIKEAESIFCYLGIQAETTLKDGDRLKEGEIIFRVKGGAVSILRAERLALNFLGHLSGIATLTRVCVDTVRKYSVTTRVACTRKTTPGLRKFEKLAVAAGGGDTHRFNLSDSVMIKDNHVKLMGIEAAIEAAKKTSFTRKIEVEVESVEHAVLAAELGADIIMLDNMKPEAIQKTLQTLNRKGLRNSVIVEASGGISQENLESYAKTEVDVISMGSLIHKSRWIDMSLEIVK
- a CDS encoding aspartate dehydrogenase encodes the protein MLKIGVIGCGFIGGQICKAIDKGVINAELYAISDSSKSKVLELTASLKRYSPASMTIEELLQNVDFVIESASQKAVRLIVPQALEAGRDVMVMSVGALADEELRERLFRLAEQNNCKLYFPSGAVAGIDGINSASAAGISSVTLTTRKPPMGLVGAPHVEALGIKLETIEKETLLFEGTASEAVKAFPANVNVAATISLAGIGFERTKVRVIADPTLSRNVHEITVEGEFGKLSTRVENLPSPENPKTSYLAALSAISTLKKILSPVQIGT
- the nadA gene encoding quinolinate synthase NadA, which translates into the protein MQQAELIKRIKELKIKRNAVILAHYYSRPEVQDIADFVGDSLGLSQEAVRQTADVIVFCGVHFMGESAAILCPDKTVLLPEIDATCPMADMVDIEGLRREKEKHPDAVVVCYVNSSAAIKAESYICCTSANAVEVVNSLEADEVIFVPDKNLAAYVEARTDKKIIPWEGHCPTHHQILREDVLKMKEKHPEAKFIAHPECRPEVLDLADHIASTRGMIMYAKNSPAKEFIIGTECGLLHGLHKAAPEKKHYCISEFACCPSMKMVNLEKVLVSLEKVQHIVTVPYDVRIKAKEALDRMLAVKIR
- a CDS encoding PGF-pre-PGF domain-containing protein; translated protein: MKAGFCNSLFYIMLIMLIILGMAPGMVHALGDNESSVSDSGSSDTGDSVSDSGSSDSGDSVSDSGSSDTDTGDSNTDKGDSDSVSDNGSSDSGSDNGSSDSGSDNGSSDSGSDNGSSDSGSDNGSSDSGSDNGNSSTDPNDGGSDSGSDNGSLDPGSDNGSLDPGSDNGSLDPGSDNGSLDPGSDNGSLDPGSDNESSDPGSDNESSDTGDSVSDNKSSDTGNSDSGDANSGESSDSGNSGTKNSDTVSSDTSSDTGNSDTKNSDTVSSDTSSDTQNSDNTSSDNESSGTESSDTISADNESSDTGNDDSNSSSNSGMTLVSSEPATNIAVRELATESIISGYPVQFNFAKNATCIVQIEFDPKKTFRKTTTVVEELKNRSTLVPTSPEGTAYKYVNIWVGDRGAGLPTSIKSGFVEFKVEKAWIKDNNISEAQVILQRYDNNWQPLYTEKVGEDENYIYFKSETPGYSFFAITEYTGQNIMKISGAGKIQETLRNLGTEGRAVLYGSAGNESSMIKNPMGAARILMAISLPLFMLLVGYGIFKKKI